The Deltaproteobacteria bacterium genome window below encodes:
- a CDS encoding Hsp70 family protein — MTRPRYIIGIDLGTTNSAVAYVDTAGDGRTIEQFAIAQLVGESQVAEQAALPSFLYLAGGHEIAPGALALPWQATRDYAVGEFARVQGARVPDRLVSSAKSWLCHGGVDRTAKILPWGAPAEVKKVSPVEASARYLAHLREAWDQRFPEAPLAAQDVVLTVPASFDEVARELTVAAAEQAGLPHLILLEEPQAAFYAWLGANEADWQAQLAGVGLVLVIDIGGGTTDFSLIAVRDQGRGLVLERLAVGDHLLLGGDNIDIALARLIEPRLGGQLDSQRWHALTNLCRSAKESLLGQEAAAEMPIRLVGRGKAVVGGVLTATLTRAEVERTVMDGYFPAVEADAWPRKTARTGLQEWGLPFALEPEVPRHLAAFLRRHSGDSGGNSPLACPDAILFNGGALKPPQIRRRLQKLVGQWCTDGQGEPLALASADLDLAVARGAAYYGLVRRGRGVRIGGGAARSYYLGIGGAPGAGDTIPLLCLVHRGMATGETAEITEPAFDVMANQPVSFPLYASSTRSAEHAGELVQAERDSLTQLPPIRTVLRFGRKAGATRIPVHVVTHLSEIGTLEVWCHSQRSEHRWRLQFQLRDVVPNAGESAPLAAATPAEPVADLVASEAQLAAATTALAAVFPAAGSGSGDPVKLAAVLETALGASKDGWPLPLIRKLWDALWAGEQARATSPTHEARWLNLAGFLLRPGFGHELDPWRNEQLWKLYNGGLRFPKALQNRAEWWSLWKRVAGGLSRAQQQQLFNEIAPALLSRLKKKLKTRVGPQELREYWQLMGSCEQLSADTKAELGEELVRLIEKGEGSGATVWALGRLGARAPFAGPLNCVVPQRTVAGWIERLLAVHWPKPEAAVFTLAQLARFVGDRERDLDESLRQRLAVRLRDLPGGQRGARLITELVPLEAQERVRLLDESLPAGLVIRGQ; from the coding sequence GTTCGCGATTGCGCAGCTGGTCGGTGAGTCGCAGGTAGCGGAGCAGGCGGCGCTGCCGTCGTTTCTGTATCTGGCCGGCGGACATGAAATCGCGCCGGGGGCATTGGCGTTGCCGTGGCAGGCAACGCGCGACTACGCCGTCGGCGAATTCGCGCGCGTGCAGGGGGCGCGCGTTCCAGACCGGCTGGTGTCGTCGGCCAAGTCGTGGCTGTGCCACGGGGGCGTCGATCGCACGGCGAAGATCTTACCGTGGGGCGCACCGGCCGAGGTGAAGAAGGTGTCGCCGGTAGAGGCCTCCGCCCGCTATCTCGCACACCTGCGCGAAGCCTGGGACCAGCGTTTTCCCGAGGCTCCGCTGGCAGCGCAGGATGTCGTGCTTACAGTGCCGGCGTCCTTTGACGAAGTGGCGCGCGAGCTGACGGTGGCCGCGGCCGAGCAAGCCGGCCTACCACACCTGATCTTGCTCGAAGAGCCGCAGGCGGCGTTCTACGCCTGGCTCGGTGCCAACGAAGCCGACTGGCAAGCGCAGCTGGCCGGTGTCGGGTTGGTGTTGGTGATCGACATCGGCGGTGGTACGACCGACTTCAGCCTGATTGCAGTGCGTGACCAGGGTCGCGGCCTGGTGCTGGAGCGATTGGCGGTCGGCGATCACCTGCTGCTTGGCGGCGACAACATCGATATCGCCTTGGCGCGGCTGATCGAACCGCGTCTGGGCGGCCAGCTCGATAGTCAGCGCTGGCATGCGCTCACCAACCTCTGCCGCAGCGCGAAGGAAAGCTTGCTGGGGCAAGAAGCTGCCGCGGAGATGCCGATCCGCTTGGTCGGTCGCGGCAAGGCGGTGGTCGGCGGTGTCCTCACCGCCACGCTCACGCGCGCCGAGGTCGAGCGCACGGTGATGGATGGTTACTTCCCGGCGGTCGAAGCCGATGCCTGGCCACGCAAGACGGCCCGCACGGGTTTGCAGGAGTGGGGTTTGCCGTTTGCGCTCGAGCCCGAGGTGCCGCGCCATCTGGCTGCCTTCTTGCGCCGCCACAGCGGCGATAGCGGCGGCAATAGCCCGCTGGCTTGCCCCGACGCCATCCTTTTCAACGGCGGCGCGCTCAAGCCCCCCCAGATTCGCCGCCGCCTCCAGAAACTGGTCGGGCAGTGGTGCACAGACGGGCAGGGCGAGCCGCTGGCGCTGGCCAGCGCCGACCTCGATCTCGCCGTCGCCCGCGGCGCGGCTTACTATGGGCTGGTGCGCCGCGGCCGGGGCGTGCGCATCGGTGGCGGCGCGGCGCGCTCGTACTATCTGGGCATTGGGGGCGCGCCCGGCGCCGGCGACACCATCCCGTTGCTCTGTTTGGTCCACCGCGGCATGGCCACCGGCGAGACCGCCGAGATCACCGAGCCGGCGTTTGATGTGATGGCCAATCAGCCGGTGAGCTTCCCGCTGTATGCTTCGAGCACCCGCAGCGCCGAGCACGCCGGAGAGCTGGTGCAAGCCGAGCGCGACTCGTTGACGCAGCTGCCGCCCATCCGTACCGTCCTGCGCTTCGGGCGCAAAGCCGGCGCCACCCGCATCCCGGTGCACGTGGTCACCCACCTCAGCGAGATCGGCACGCTGGAGGTGTGGTGCCACTCGCAACGCAGCGAGCACCGCTGGCGCTTGCAGTTCCAGCTGCGCGACGTGGTGCCGAATGCCGGCGAGAGCGCACCCCTGGCGGCCGCCACGCCCGCCGAGCCGGTCGCCGACCTGGTGGCGAGCGAGGCGCAACTGGCGGCAGCCACGACAGCGCTGGCAGCGGTGTTCCCGGCCGCCGGCAGCGGCAGCGGCGACCCGGTGAAGTTGGCGGCCGTGCTGGAAACCGCACTCGGGGCAAGCAAGGACGGCTGGCCGTTGCCGCTGATTCGCAAACTGTGGGACGCGCTGTGGGCCGGCGAGCAGGCCCGCGCCACCTCGCCCACGCACGAGGCCCGGTGGCTCAACCTGGCCGGCTTTCTGTTGCGCCCCGGCTTCGGGCACGAACTCGACCCCTGGCGCAACGAGCAACTGTGGAAGCTCTACAACGGCGGCCTGCGCTTTCCCAAGGCGTTACAAAATCGCGCCGAGTGGTGGAGCCTGTGGAAACGCGTTGCCGGCGGACTCAGCCGTGCCCAGCAACAGCAGCTCTTCAATGAAATCGCGCCCGCTCTGCTGTCACGGCTGAAAAAGAAACTGAAAACGCGGGTCGGCCCGCAGGAGCTGCGTGAGTACTGGCAGCTCATGGGTAGTTGCGAGCAGCTCAGCGCCGACACCAAGGCGGAGCTGGGGGAAGAACTGGTGCGGCTGATCGAGAAAGGTGAGGGCAGTGGCGCGACGGTGTGGGCGCTCGGGCGCCTGGGTGCCCGCGCCCCCTTCGCCGGGCCGCTCAACTGCGTCGTCCCCCAGCGCACCGTAGCCGGCTGGATCGAGCGGCTACTGGCCGTCCACTGGCCGAAGCCGGAAGCCGCTGTGTTCACACTGGCTCAGCTGGCACGTTTCGTCGGTGATCGCGAGCGCGACCTCGACGAAAGCTTGCGCCAGCGCCTGGCGGTACGCCTGCGGGACCTCCCCGGCGGCCAGCGCGGCGCCCGGCTGATTACCGAGCTCGTGCCCCTGGAAGCACAGGAGCGGGTGCGGTTGCTGGACGAGTCGCTGCCCGCCGGCTTAGTTATTCGTGGCCAGTGA